One stretch of Thalassophryne amazonica chromosome 19, fThaAma1.1, whole genome shotgun sequence DNA includes these proteins:
- the nkx2.2a gene encoding homeobox protein Nkx-2.2a isoform X3, whose translation MSLTNTKTGFSVKDILDLPDTNDEEGSITGAEEDTEGSESTATTKSAGVLVQSPLENVQNLPLKNPFYDSSDNPYTRWLATTDSIQYSFFLPFLAAVHGLSASAQDPAKSPEPSADDESPDADKETSSSGGSDSGKKRKRRVLFSKAQTYELERRFRQQRYLSAPEREHLASLIRLTPTQVKIWFQNHRYKMKRARAEKGMEVTHLPSPRRVAVPVLVRDGKPCHTLKAQDLAATFQAGIPFSAYSAQSLQHMQYNAQYSAAATPQFPTAHHLVQTQQWTW comes from the exons ATGTCGTTGACCAACACGAAGACGGGCTTCTCTGTAAAGGACATTTTGGACCTTCCTGACACGAATGACGAAGAGGGATCTATCACCGGAGCGGAAGAGGACACGGAGGGATCGGAGAGCACAGCCACGACAAAAAGCGCAGGAGTTTTGGTGCAAAGTCCTCTAGAAAACGTGCAGAATCTTCCTTTAAAGAACCCATTTTATGACAGCAGTGACAATCCTTACACGCGATGGCTCGCTACGACGGACAGTATTCAGTATTCAT TCTTCCTCCCTTTTCTTGCTGCAGTGCACGGTCTGTCCGCCAGCGCGCAGGACCCGGCCAAGTCCCCGGAGCCCTCCGCGGACGACGAATCGCCGGACGCCGATAAGGAAACGTCCAGCAGCGGCGGCAGCGACTCCGGAAAGAAGCGCAAACGGAGGGTGTTGTTTTCCAAGGCGCAGACCTACGAGCTGGAGCGTCGCTTCCGGCAGCAACGGTACCTGTCTGCCCCGGAGAGGGAGCACCTGGCCAGCCTGATCCGCCTCACCCCGACCCAAGTGAAAATCTGGTTCCAAAATCATCGTTATAAGATGAAGCGAGCACGCGCTGAGAAAGGTATGGAAGTGACCCACCTCCCGTCCCCCAGGCGGGTGGCCGTGCCCGTCCTCGTCAGGGACGGGAAGCCGTGTCACACGCTTAaagctcaggacttggcggccacTTTCCAGGCCGGGATCCCCTTCTCAGCTTACAGCGCGCAGTCTCTGCAGCACATGCAGTACAACGCGCAGTACAGCGCCGCGGCCACGCCGCAGTTCCCCACGGCGCATCACTTGGTGCAGACGCAACAGTGGACTTGGTGA
- the nkx2.2a gene encoding homeobox protein Nkx-2.2a isoform X2 gives MRIASCSPGRYSSAVRNALCASAAGWMSLHMSDLAVQRLVDQRTAHKACGAGGAGAGAATFPCIFFPLQNMSLTNTKTGFSVKDILDLPDTNDEEGSITGAEEDTEGSESTATTKSAGVLVQSPLENVQNLPLKNPFYDSSDNPYTRWLATTDSIQYSLHGLSASAQDPAKSPEPSADDESPDADKETSSSGGSDSGKKRKRRVLFSKAQTYELERRFRQQRYLSAPEREHLASLIRLTPTQVKIWFQNHRYKMKRARAEKGMEVTHLPSPRRVAVPVLVRDGKPCHTLKAQDLAATFQAGIPFSAYSAQSLQHMQYNAQYSAAATPQFPTAHHLVQTQQWTW, from the exons ATGCGCATTGCAAGTTGCAGTCCGGGCCGTTATTCCTCCGCGGTGCGTAACGCTCTGTGTGCGTCTGCTGCGGGCTGGATGTCCCTTCACATGTCGGATTTAGCTGTGCAGCGGCTGGTGGATCAG CGAACTGCTCACAAAGCGTGTGGTGCTGGCGGAGCTGGTGCGGGTGCAGCAACTTTTCCCTGCATATTCTTCCCCCTCCAGAATATGTCGTTGACCAACACGAAGACGGGCTTCTCTGTAAAGGACATTTTGGACCTTCCTGACACGAATGACGAAGAGGGATCTATCACCGGAGCGGAAGAGGACACGGAGGGATCGGAGAGCACAGCCACGACAAAAAGCGCAGGAGTTTTGGTGCAAAGTCCTCTAGAAAACGTGCAGAATCTTCCTTTAAAGAACCCATTTTATGACAGCAGTGACAATCCTTACACGCGATGGCTCGCTACGACGGACAGTATTCAGTATTCAT TGCACGGTCTGTCCGCCAGCGCGCAGGACCCGGCCAAGTCCCCGGAGCCCTCCGCGGACGACGAATCGCCGGACGCCGATAAGGAAACGTCCAGCAGCGGCGGCAGCGACTCCGGAAAGAAGCGCAAACGGAGGGTGTTGTTTTCCAAGGCGCAGACCTACGAGCTGGAGCGTCGCTTCCGGCAGCAACGGTACCTGTCTGCCCCGGAGAGGGAGCACCTGGCCAGCCTGATCCGCCTCACCCCGACCCAAGTGAAAATCTGGTTCCAAAATCATCGTTATAAGATGAAGCGAGCACGCGCTGAGAAAGGTATGGAAGTGACCCACCTCCCGTCCCCCAGGCGGGTGGCCGTGCCCGTCCTCGTCAGGGACGGGAAGCCGTGTCACACGCTTAaagctcaggacttggcggccacTTTCCAGGCCGGGATCCCCTTCTCAGCTTACAGCGCGCAGTCTCTGCAGCACATGCAGTACAACGCGCAGTACAGCGCCGCGGCCACGCCGCAGTTCCCCACGGCGCATCACTTGGTGCAGACGCAACAGTGGACTTGGTGA
- the nkx2.2a gene encoding homeobox protein Nkx-2.2a isoform X1, which yields MRIASCSPGRYSSAVRNALCASAAGWMSLHMSDLAVQRLVDQRTAHKACGAGGAGAGAATFPCIFFPLQNMSLTNTKTGFSVKDILDLPDTNDEEGSITGAEEDTEGSESTATTKSAGVLVQSPLENVQNLPLKNPFYDSSDNPYTRWLATTDSIQYSFFLPFLAAVHGLSASAQDPAKSPEPSADDESPDADKETSSSGGSDSGKKRKRRVLFSKAQTYELERRFRQQRYLSAPEREHLASLIRLTPTQVKIWFQNHRYKMKRARAEKGMEVTHLPSPRRVAVPVLVRDGKPCHTLKAQDLAATFQAGIPFSAYSAQSLQHMQYNAQYSAAATPQFPTAHHLVQTQQWTW from the exons ATGCGCATTGCAAGTTGCAGTCCGGGCCGTTATTCCTCCGCGGTGCGTAACGCTCTGTGTGCGTCTGCTGCGGGCTGGATGTCCCTTCACATGTCGGATTTAGCTGTGCAGCGGCTGGTGGATCAG CGAACTGCTCACAAAGCGTGTGGTGCTGGCGGAGCTGGTGCGGGTGCAGCAACTTTTCCCTGCATATTCTTCCCCCTCCAGAATATGTCGTTGACCAACACGAAGACGGGCTTCTCTGTAAAGGACATTTTGGACCTTCCTGACACGAATGACGAAGAGGGATCTATCACCGGAGCGGAAGAGGACACGGAGGGATCGGAGAGCACAGCCACGACAAAAAGCGCAGGAGTTTTGGTGCAAAGTCCTCTAGAAAACGTGCAGAATCTTCCTTTAAAGAACCCATTTTATGACAGCAGTGACAATCCTTACACGCGATGGCTCGCTACGACGGACAGTATTCAGTATTCAT TCTTCCTCCCTTTTCTTGCTGCAGTGCACGGTCTGTCCGCCAGCGCGCAGGACCCGGCCAAGTCCCCGGAGCCCTCCGCGGACGACGAATCGCCGGACGCCGATAAGGAAACGTCCAGCAGCGGCGGCAGCGACTCCGGAAAGAAGCGCAAACGGAGGGTGTTGTTTTCCAAGGCGCAGACCTACGAGCTGGAGCGTCGCTTCCGGCAGCAACGGTACCTGTCTGCCCCGGAGAGGGAGCACCTGGCCAGCCTGATCCGCCTCACCCCGACCCAAGTGAAAATCTGGTTCCAAAATCATCGTTATAAGATGAAGCGAGCACGCGCTGAGAAAGGTATGGAAGTGACCCACCTCCCGTCCCCCAGGCGGGTGGCCGTGCCCGTCCTCGTCAGGGACGGGAAGCCGTGTCACACGCTTAaagctcaggacttggcggccacTTTCCAGGCCGGGATCCCCTTCTCAGCTTACAGCGCGCAGTCTCTGCAGCACATGCAGTACAACGCGCAGTACAGCGCCGCGGCCACGCCGCAGTTCCCCACGGCGCATCACTTGGTGCAGACGCAACAGTGGACTTGGTGA